AATTCAAGATGCCGCCTTGTTCTGGAATTATATTAGGGAATTGATATATTTAAATAAATTAATTTTATATTTTATCCGCTACCGATCCCTATAAAATAGAATACCGCTCATTTGAGCGCAAATCCCGCGTTTCGAGGCAGAATTTTGGACACTCTATTATATGGAGATGAGTGAGAGACATCATTGTTCATGGACAATCTATCGGAATTGTTTTTGTTTCCCGGGTTTCTTGAAAACACTTCTTTAAATTACAATCATTTGCTGTAAGGCCGCTTTCGTTCGCCTTGGGTAAAATGGCAATTTTAGGTTTGGGGTTGTGTTCGACTCGACATTCGTATTATCGCGAAACGAGAAAGTGGTAAGTGAGACGGGCAACTATTGATTCGGTACCGTAAATTTTGGCGCAGACCGTTTTTTAGATACTGTTTGTAACAACTCGGTAAGAAGAGAAATAAGAGTCGGGATTTTTCTTTTTCAATTTTAGAAGATTTTTTACCGCGAAAAATAATTTTCCAAAAGCGGTAGAATAAAAAGGGAATATGTTTGCGGATTCGCACACGTTCGACTTAAACTTTTATCGATTTAAAAACTATATTCTTGCTTTAAAATCAAATATTTTGATCGAATATAATCGATATTCGTTTCAATTTATGGAGAAATAGATTTGGCAATTCTAACCTTCCCTTCTGAAATGGGAATTGCAATGAACATAGAACTTACTCGAAAACAATACGAAGCCCTTCTTAAATCTTTGGCGATCACTCGCTTTTTATACCATTCCATTCTGGATGAAGAGGAACCTGCTACGGATAGATTGGATTCGTACGATGCCTTCGAGGACATGGAGCAACAAGTTTTATCTTATGCAAAGGCTCTGGAAGTTTCCCATTTGGTAGCCTATGATAACGAGGAAGAATTTCATTATCTTACCAGAGAGTTCGAAGAAAAGACGGACATTTCCGATCTTATTACCGAATATCAGGACAGTATTTTTTGGGATGAACTCATTCAGAGACTTGCGGTAAGGGATTTTATAAGAACTTACAGCGAATCTGAAATTAAAGGAATGGCAATTGAGGAAAGGATTGAGAAAGAGGCTCCTTTCATTTCAAAGTATGAGGAGATTTTCACAGAGTCTGGAATCGAAACCTTAGAGATCAAGTAATATAAGGATTTTTGTAAGACTACTTGTCGAAAAGATTATAAACTGTGATTCTATGGTCGAATTTGCGAGACGCAAAATCATTTTTCCGATTTCTTTTTCGAAGCTGAATGGATTTACTTCAGAATTTATTTTTTATTGTGTATGAAAATCGTCTAGAAAAATATCGACTTCGATTTACAGCGCGTCCCCAATCCCGCGGAGCTGCCGTTCTGTGCTGAGTTCTATCGAGCGATTCTTAGAGAAGGACGGCACTTGAATTTTCTACTTTATCAGAAAGATCAAGCTGCAAGGTTCTGTCCCAAAATTGGGACAGAACCTTATACTGAGTTTCTTTTTGGTGAAGGTTTGATTTTATGTGGAACTGGCATTTTTAATATAATTTTTCTTTTTTATCGCCAAACTCACGTTAGGCCGGAATTTACAGATATCGGTAAGAGATCGAATTTTTATTTGGTAAGAATTCCGTTTGAGAAAATCGAAGCGAATGATTAAAAAAATTTTGAAATTCTTTATCATAAAATTCAGCTTACGACATTATAAGCTGTTTTTTGAGATATTCTGGATACTTTCCACTGCAATATTTGGTTCATTCTCTAAAGAGTACTAACCAGAAAGGAATACTCTAAAAAAACATTTCAATTTTAGTTATTGATCCTATAAAATAGAATACCGTTAATTTGATCACAAATCCCGCGTTTAGACGCGGAATTTAACACCCTATTATTTAGGAATGAATAGTAGACTTGGACTTTTCTTAGTTGCGTTGTCGGAAAATAAAATAATCAAATTCATACTTCGGGGAATTGAACAAATATAGATTTTACAATTTATGTTAATTGGATATGACTCGAAGACTTAATATTTATTTATAAATTCTGCAAAAAACTTATATTTCCGTTCATTAAATCCATTTTTAAGGTTGTAATAAAAAGGGTATAAGTTAGATATTTTAGTAAATTTATAAAAAGGGATCTCTAATTCAAAATTGAATTAACGTAGAATATATGGCAAATAAAATTATTACAATTCCTTTGACAAATATAGACTTTTCTTCGCCTGGAAAACGGCTTCGTTATGCGGTCAAAAACATATTAGCGATGAATGATGAAGACTTTGCTACCTCGATAGGTAAATCTCAAAACTATATCAGTTACATTTGCAATGATAAACGCCCTTTGTTGGATAAACTTGCGGCAGATATAGAAAAAGCGCATGGTATTTCGGGTCTTTGGTTAATTAAAGGGCAGGGAAGTCCTGAAGTAAACTCATCTCTTAACGAAAATTCCGGAACCGTCAAAAAAATGAAAAAGCGTGATTATCTATGGAATAAAATCTCAAATGATAAAGCGGAAGATACGTTAATTTCATTTTATGATGAAATTCCACTCGAAACTCGTAGTCTTATTTATCAAATGATTGTCGCTGTTTCTAAAAATAATCGATCTACTTAAAATATTCTTCGAGTTTTTAAGACAAAAATGGATTGGTAAAATTCAAATATGCGTCGTTCGGATAGTTTTTTTGCGCTAGTTGGCAAGTTATAATTTTGCATTTAAAACTTCTTTTTATAGATTTCGTTTTTCTTCTTCGAGTTTTTTTGAATCTATATTCTAATGAGATTCAATTTTTCAAATATTCTCACAAAAACTTTTGGGGATAATTCCTGCGGTATGATTACCTATCTTTGAGATAGATTTCAGGGAACGAGACAATTTGTCTGAGTCTATCTTACGAGTAATTAAAACTTCCACCAAACGATTTGCGGTTAGGTAATTGATTGAAAAGACTTAAAATGACGTGAGTTCGGCGTAGATTACGCCCAATGTTTTTTGCAAATAACCGCGGAAACTCCCCATGTTTCAGGGACGACATTACAATTGCATAATCTCATTCTAACTTTTGTCGTTCAAAGGCAGTAGTTTCCGCGGATTACGTCTCTTGACGGTTTTAAACGATTTTTTGCAGCTGCTTTGATTGATGAAAGTCGAGATAGTGATAGCGCTTTTGATTTTATGAGAATTTTCGTATTTGAGACAGACTCTGATTTTTTTTACGTAAAACTCACGTTATTTAAGGTGAGTTCGGCCTAAGAAAGTTTGGGCGAATAAGAAACTAAAGTGCAACGACTCCCTATGAGTCGTCGTCGCAGCTCGCGAATTTCATAGATAAAATGGCTCGCGCCCGCGCTTTAACTCAATGTTGCTGCCTATGGTCGCAACAATTCCTTCGGAATTTCCACTACAATCGCTTTCGCATTTTGTTATACCGAACTCAAGTTATTTAAAAAGTAATCCTAAGAATCAAAGTAGGATCGCGTGAATTTGAATCGGGAGCGTAACAATAGAAGTTTTTATTTTGCCATTTCTTCCGCGAGCTTACACTCGGGAATCTCCTGCTTTTCGACTTTTTTCTCTTTTCTGTAGCCGACGATATGACCTGGAATCGAAGCCGTCAGACCGATCAGTTTACCTGTGGAACTTAAAATCGGTCCCGCCGAGTACGTCGCATAAGCGGGATATAACGTTCTATAGGCTATCAATTCGTTTTTCAGATCGCATTTGTGTCTTAGATATCCCAGAGCATCTTCCGAGGCTCGCGCCTCGGCATACAATGGACCGAAAATCGGAACCGAATAGGTAAGGCTATAAAAAGATCTGTGTTTTCTGAGTGCGAAGTCTTTTGCGTGCCCGCCCTCGTGAAGAACAACCGATGGAATATCGCTATAGAGGTTGATCGTATTTGAATATGGATTGTAGTGATCGCCAGTAATGAGTCCTGCGAAAAGTCTTCCTGGAATAATAACTCCAAATAACCAATTGATGATTCCAAAAGTGTATTTTAGAATCGGATGAACGTTATCCGCTCTCCAAAGCTGCACAAGGTCGTCTATCGGGGCATATTGATTAAAGCGGACTTTTACATCTTGAAGATTGTTTTCATTGATATAATCCCTTAGGTAATTCTTCGTTTCTTCGGATAAACGATGGTTGCTCATTTTCTTGTTCCAGAGAATCAGTTTGGATAAGACCCCGAAAATATTTCCTAAAAAGTCCAGAAGCCAATACGGTTTTCCTTCTTCAAATTGAGGGTTTTCTTCATTGAAATAGTTTTGGTTTGGATAATACGGTTTTGCATATATGTATTTTTTCTCTACGGAATAGGTGCATCCGATCGAAAGGAATAGCGATCCAAGAAGAAGAAAAGCGCTCAAGAACTTTAAGGTCGAATTCATAAACTTAAAAAATATCCTAGTGATTTCTGAGAGAAACTGGTTTAGAAGATTGTTTTAAAGTAATTTTTAGCTTTTCAGAAAATTCTAATAGAGCCGTTTTCCCGAGTTGATTGAGTTGATCCTCTCGATTCCCCCGGAACCCTAAATAGGGTAAATAGATCAACCATCCCAGAACCGTAGCCGTGGCCAAAGTAAAATGACAATCGGTCACGTTCGAAGTGATAGAATCCGCGTATTGAAAATCTAGGACGTTTTCTTTTTTTGTGAGATTTACGATCTCAATATTTAGTTTTACTTCCGTTTCGCTTCCGAAAAAACAATGGTCTATCGTTTTGAGCTCGAAATCTTTGATATGAATTTTATATTTTTGATCAGTTTTATAATCGTTTCTGTTTCGATCCAATTCCCTCGCAATCACGGTTCCTACGGAACCGTATTCGTTTTCCAATTTTTCGGGCGCAAGAAAGAAAAGGGACGGTTTTCGAATTGCGAACGTTTCATTCTTGAGTGTCGGGGATTCGAGGATTTCAAAATTAAAATTCGGATTCGGAACCGCGAGGTGCGGGATTGTGTCTAAGTTGCCGACGTCATGCGCGATTCCTCCTTTTCGGGGAATGTAGACTCGGATCGCTATACAACTTATGAAGGAAAGAAGAAACAAGGGGATAATAAAAAGATGGAGCGGGCTTTTCGATAAGAGCAAGCATATTTTTGTATTTTGAATATTATAAAAGATTAATTTTTTACGTTTTTTCATTCATCATCCCCTTTGGTGACCATGGCTGTAATTGTCGTACAGTATCCCGTTCCGATAAAGCCGTAATACCAGGATTCTTGAAGTGTGATCTGGGAAAGGATCCCACCTTTTGCTTGTTTGACGATTTTTGAATATGCGTTTACAAAACGGTCGTTAATTCCGATCGGAACGAACATGAGTAAAAGAAATCCGCATTCTTTTGCGTAGGCCGGATAGGTGATAAGGTTGGAACTTGGTTTTCTATTTTTATCTTCCGGTATGATGAGCGGTTGGGAAAAACAGGAAAACGTGAACAGTAAAATGATTCCGACAATCTTTAGATTCATCGAACGGCATCCCCTGAAATTGTCATACATTGAGTGATTCCCACGATTGCCCAAAACCAAGTTTCTTCGATCGTAATATTTTTAATCGCTTTCGTTCCCGGGATCTGTTGAATCGCGTCGGAATACGCCCTTTCTATTTTAGAATTTTGTTGAATCGGAATGAAATAATACCAAGGTATAAGAACGCCTAAAAATCCACAGGCGGTCCCCTTGACCCTTCCGAGTATTTTTTCCTCTCCGGAAAGAGCGGGCTGAATGGAGATATGACCAGAGGAACAGGTTGCGACAAAGAAGCACAGATATAAGTAGGCAAGTAAAACGATAGAACGAGATTTCATGGAAATTACTTGTATTTGAATCCTGTTTATTATGCGGAATGTGGTAAAGTATTTTTCGTTATAAAAAGAAAGGAATTGCCCGATTTTGAAGTATGTGCGGGTTATCAACTTTAAAATTGATAATTCGGTTAACGTTTTTCGAAAGTGTTCTTATATCCCAAAAGGATTTTAACTTGGGCGCATGAATAGAATACTATGATAAACTTATTTCGAAAGTTAGAATGTTGGAATATTTCTATAAAAAACCGAAAATTACCGATTTGGCTTAATTTTTGAGAACCGCCGCACTTTTGCAAATCGACCGTTTATTGTTTGAGTATCATTTTTATGCGGTAACTCGGATAAAATAGAGTTGTCGAAAAATTCCATAATGGAGCTAAAAAAACTGCTCAATCGCTCATTTCAATGAAACGGAAACAGAAGGAAAATTAATTTTTCAACAACTCTAATTTTAAAAATTATTTTAGTTCTGTTTAAAAAATAAAAGTTTTATTTGAAAATTAATAAAAGTAATTGAGTAAATTATAATAAATAACGTGAGTTCGGTCGTAAGAAATTCATGGTTCATTTTTATGTAGGAAATTGGAATTTGAACTTTGTAAATCTATTCTTAAAATGTGGAAACTACAACAAATCGCGATTTTACGAGCAAATTCTAAAAGTAGGGACCCTACTTTTAGAAAATTCTTTCTCATTTTCTTACGCCAAGTTCATGTTCAATTATGGGCCTCAAATTGGAGAGTTTGGGTAACCAGAACCGTTCAGGTTGTAGCTTATACCGGCGCTAACGCAGGTTTCGTTTGGTATCAAAAAAGACAACTTGGCGGGCATGCTGAATTCAACGCAGAAATTGTAATTAGTCCGGTTGGCGCTTCCGCAATTGAGGATTCTAAAATCGGAATGGAAGGAATCGAATCTACCTGACGATAATGTCTTGTAAAAGAGTGTTTGAATATGTTTCATATTTAAAATATTATAAAACTTGAATGCTTAATTTCGGTTTGCGACAAAAGAAGAGCTCGCATCCGATGTTTTCGGGATTGTCGATCGTGGTTTTACTCATCTCTGTATAATAGAGTGCCTAAAATTCTGCCTCTAAACGTAGGGACTACCTCAGATGAACGGTACTCTATTTTATAGGGATTAGTAAAGGAACAAACGAATTGATATAAAGGCAGCAAAATTTGCTTCGCTCGTTTTTTATAAATCGCTCAACTAGCTTGATAGATCCAAAACTTAACCGTGTTATGGATAGAAGAAAGTATTTTTTAGGCTCATCAAGAACTAAAAAATATGAATTGTCGCAGAATGCGAACGAATTGAGAGAGGAATCAGTTGAAAGAATTTTTTTGAATGTAGAAAAGAATAAAAGATGAAAACATTGAATATGATTTCCACTCTGGGCAAGATGCATATTCAATGTTTGATAGAATTTGTTTTTTAGAGAATTAAGAAACTACTTTTACGTTGTTCTTTTTATTCTCCGTAAACCACGACGCATTCTTTTGAGAAAATGGGTCCTAAAATTCCGAAAGTGTTTTTGTCTACAACCGCGACCTTTGTGATTTGGCCGTCTTTCATCGCTTCTGCAATGCTTCCTTCTCCGCCGGAATAATAACCCCAAAGTAGAATAATCGAGTAATTGTTACAAGACTTTCCACTCTTTAAGATTTTTGCATCCGTAGGACCACCGGTTGGATTTCCGGATACGTGATAATTGGAAGAATTGAAAATCGCCGCTGGAAAAATACTCGTCGCACAGTTGGATACAACGAACGCCGCGAGAGAGATTACGATCAGACTGATGAATTTTTTCATTTTAGTTACTCCCCACTTACGATGGTGCAATAGTTGCTATAAACAAGTCCTAGAACGGAAACAATAGAATGGTCTATGGTCGCGATTCTAGAAATTTTATTGTCGAGTGCGATTTGGCCTGCAGCAGCATTTCCCCAAGTAACTAAGTAGAGAATGTTATGCGCACAACCTTCCGCTTTTTTAACAGT
The nucleotide sequence above comes from Leptospira weilii. Encoded proteins:
- a CDS encoding TRL domain-containing protein translates to MKKFISLIVISLAAFVVSNCATSIFPAAIFNSSNYHVSGNPTGGPTDAKILKSGKSCNNYSIILLWGYYSGGEGSIAEAMKDGQITKVAVVDKNTFGILGPIFSKECVVVYGE
- a CDS encoding helix-turn-helix domain-containing protein encodes the protein MANKIITIPLTNIDFSSPGKRLRYAVKNILAMNDEDFATSIGKSQNYISYICNDKRPLLDKLAADIEKAHGISGLWLIKGQGSPEVNSSLNENSGTVKKMKKRDYLWNKISNDKAEDTLISFYDEIPLETRSLIYQMIVAVSKNNRST
- a CDS encoding TRL-like family protein, which translates into the protein MKKIIILTLIALSFSVFLSNCATGPQQGLVVTNITFPGEINPSNNISTVKKAEGCAHNILYLVTWGNAAAGQIALDNKISRIATIDHSIVSVLGLVYSNYCTIVSGE